The following coding sequences lie in one Alloacidobacterium dinghuense genomic window:
- a CDS encoding DoxX family protein, with protein sequence MIRRLSGYYCYFKHYAARLDSPFLLLVRLYWGWQFAQSGWGRLHNSHAVEFFASLGIPAPGIVEPAVSCLELFGGILLIVGLASRLTGFLLACDMAVAYLTSDRDALRSIFSDPGKFYNADPFTFLFASLIVLIFGAGFFSLDYFFSHRKR encoded by the coding sequence TTGATTAGAAGACTCAGCGGTTACTACTGCTACTTTAAGCACTATGCCGCGCGGCTGGACTCTCCCTTTCTGCTGTTGGTGCGACTTTACTGGGGTTGGCAGTTTGCACAGTCGGGCTGGGGTAGACTACACAACTCGCACGCAGTTGAGTTTTTTGCGAGCCTTGGCATCCCGGCACCTGGGATCGTGGAGCCGGCGGTCTCATGTCTTGAGCTGTTTGGCGGCATTCTTTTGATTGTCGGACTGGCGTCGCGACTCACGGGTTTTCTGCTGGCGTGCGACATGGCTGTCGCGTACCTGACCTCAGACCGTGATGCGCTGCGCTCGATCTTCAGTGATCCGGGCAAGTTCTATAATGCGGATCCGTTCACTTTCCTTTTCGCGTCCCTCATCGTGCTCATCTTTGGAGCAGGCTTCTTCTCTCTCGATTACTTCTTCTCGCATCGTAAGCGGTAG
- a CDS encoding sigma-70 family RNA polymerase sigma factor, giving the protein MTMPQAAAGLQQEREAALIAAILAGDREKFHDLIRPYERQVYLTALTLVKNETEAEDVAQEAILRAYRKLAGFRGDAKFSTWLIAITLNEARSRLREEKRAIVDSLDDHDAQEGDYTPAALTDWREVPSEVLERQEIRALMQQAVAELPDTFRQVVILRDMEELSVNETAEALGISVALVKVRLHRARLLLQKRLVPLLRIGWKAKPKSGMLRRLPWF; this is encoded by the coding sequence ATGACAATGCCTCAGGCTGCAGCAGGATTACAGCAGGAGCGCGAAGCTGCGCTCATTGCTGCGATTCTTGCTGGAGACCGCGAGAAGTTTCATGACCTGATCCGTCCGTATGAGCGGCAGGTCTATCTCACCGCGCTTACTTTAGTAAAGAATGAGACGGAGGCAGAAGACGTAGCGCAGGAAGCGATTCTGCGTGCGTATCGCAAGCTAGCCGGCTTTCGTGGCGATGCAAAGTTCAGTACATGGCTGATCGCCATCACGCTCAACGAGGCCCGCTCCCGGTTGCGGGAAGAAAAACGAGCCATCGTTGATTCTCTCGATGACCATGATGCGCAAGAAGGCGACTATACACCGGCTGCGCTGACTGACTGGCGTGAAGTTCCTTCTGAAGTGCTTGAGCGGCAGGAGATTCGCGCGCTGATGCAGCAAGCCGTTGCAGAGCTGCCGGACACGTTTCGCCAGGTTGTGATCCTGCGGGACATGGAAGAGCTGAGCGTGAATGAAACTGCGGAAGCGCTGGGGATTTCTGTTGCGTTGGTAAAGGTTCGCCTGCACCGCGCTCGCCTGCTGCTGCAAAAAAGGCTAGTACCGCTGTTGCGTATTGGGTGGAAGGCAAAACCAAAAAGTGGAATGCTAAGGAGGTTGCCGTGGTTCTGA
- a CDS encoding anti-sigma factor family protein, whose amino-acid sequence MVLNCRHVWDRISDYIDGSLDPSVRADVEQHLAHCEICSAVLDSTRNIIILMADDRVFELPVDFSQRLHACLDLVLATESPDPV is encoded by the coding sequence GTGGTTCTGAACTGCAGACACGTATGGGACCGCATCTCCGACTACATCGATGGATCGCTCGATCCTTCTGTGCGCGCCGATGTAGAGCAGCACCTTGCACACTGCGAGATCTGCTCGGCGGTTCTGGATTCAACGCGCAACATCATCATCCTGATGGCGGATGATCGCGTCTTCGAGTTGCCTGTTGATTTCAGCCAACGTTTGCACGCGTGTCTGGATCTTGTGCTGGCAACGGAATCACCTGACCCAGTTTAG
- a CDS encoding DUF3011 domain-containing protein produces MAQSGTTYRDGPRITCASDDGNRHYCAADTRYGVRMVNQRSNSPCRQGYSWGYDRRGIWVDRGCRADFVVRVLYGPGPGYPPPPGGVITCSSNNGSRNFCPANTRNGVRLVRQRSDAPCRSGYSWGFDQRGIWVDRGCRADFALGR; encoded by the coding sequence TTGGCACAAAGTGGCACCACCTATCGAGATGGTCCGAGGATTACCTGCGCTTCCGATGATGGCAACAGACACTACTGTGCAGCCGACACGCGATACGGCGTGCGCATGGTGAACCAGAGAAGCAACTCCCCCTGCAGACAGGGATACAGTTGGGGCTATGACAGACGCGGCATCTGGGTGGATCGAGGGTGTCGCGCTGATTTCGTCGTGAGAGTTCTTTATGGACCCGGACCAGGCTACCCTCCGCCTCCCGGCGGCGTCATTACTTGCTCGTCTAATAATGGCAGCAGGAATTTCTGCCCGGCAAATACTCGCAACGGAGTGCGCCTCGTGCGGCAAAGAAGCGATGCCCCATGCCGCAGCGGATACAGCTGGGGATTTGATCAGCGCGGCATCTGGGTTGACCGTGGCTGCAGAGCTGATTTTGCTCTCGGTCGATAA
- the fdhA gene encoding formaldehyde dehydrogenase, glutathione-independent: protein MATNRGVAYMGPGKVEVQSIDFPKMQTPQGRSIEHGAILKIVSTNICGSDQHMVRGRTTAPKGLILGHEITGEVIEKGKDVEFINVGDLVSVPFNIACGRCRACRERHTGVCLNVNPQQPGGAYGYVDMGGWVGGQAQYVLVPYADFNLLKFPDKDQAMSKIKDLTMLSDILPTGYHGAKSAGVEVGSIVYIAGAGPVGMAAAAASQILGAAVTIVGDRNTERLAHAKKMGFETIDISKHDDLSAQIEQLVGVPEVDAAVDAVGFEASSHGKSNEAAPASVLNQLMGITFVAGGVGIPGLYVVEDPGAPNEDAKKGVLKIRFGKGWSRSLHFHTGQAPVLQYNRQLMQAILHDRLPIAKIVNATVISLDDAPKGYADFDKGAAKKYVLDPNGYLGKAA from the coding sequence ATGGCCACGAATCGTGGTGTTGCTTACATGGGCCCCGGCAAGGTAGAGGTCCAATCCATCGATTTTCCGAAAATGCAGACGCCTCAGGGCCGCTCCATTGAGCACGGAGCGATTCTGAAGATTGTCTCGACCAACATCTGCGGCTCCGATCAGCACATGGTGCGGGGCCGCACCACTGCTCCCAAAGGCTTGATTCTCGGTCACGAAATCACAGGCGAGGTTATCGAGAAGGGAAAGGACGTTGAATTCATCAACGTCGGCGATCTTGTTTCAGTTCCATTCAACATCGCCTGCGGACGCTGCCGCGCATGTCGCGAACGTCACACTGGCGTTTGTCTCAATGTGAATCCGCAGCAGCCCGGCGGCGCCTACGGATACGTTGATATGGGCGGTTGGGTTGGTGGACAGGCACAGTATGTTCTCGTTCCATACGCCGATTTCAACCTGCTCAAATTTCCGGACAAAGATCAGGCCATGTCGAAGATCAAGGACCTTACGATGCTCTCCGACATTCTGCCTACGGGATATCACGGTGCGAAATCTGCCGGCGTTGAGGTTGGTTCCATCGTTTATATTGCCGGCGCGGGTCCAGTTGGAATGGCCGCTGCCGCCGCATCCCAGATCCTTGGTGCAGCGGTCACTATCGTCGGCGACAGGAATACCGAACGACTGGCTCACGCAAAGAAGATGGGTTTCGAGACGATTGATATCAGCAAGCATGACGATCTTTCAGCGCAAATCGAGCAACTCGTCGGGGTGCCGGAAGTCGATGCAGCTGTCGATGCTGTCGGCTTCGAAGCGAGCTCTCACGGAAAATCAAACGAGGCCGCACCAGCAAGCGTGCTGAATCAATTGATGGGCATCACCTTTGTTGCGGGCGGTGTCGGCATTCCCGGGCTGTATGTTGTCGAAGACCCAGGCGCGCCGAACGAAGACGCGAAGAAAGGGGTCCTCAAAATTCGTTTCGGAAAAGGGTGGTCACGCTCCTTGCACTTCCACACCGGCCAGGCCCCTGTGCTGCAATACAATCGCCAGCTCATGCAGGCGATTCTGCACGACCGATTGCCGATTGCGAAGATTGTGAACGCAACCGTTATCAGTCTCGACGATGCTCCTAAAGGCTATGCCGACTTCGATAAGGGCGCGGCGAAGAAATATGTGCTCGACCCGAACGGCTATCTTGGAAAGGCTGCGTAG
- a CDS encoding GlcG/HbpS family heme-binding protein: protein MAAQQKTGVSLEDARRVIAAAEKKAQEIGQPMNIAVADEGANLVAFIRMPGAWIGSIDISQKKAFTSRAFDISTKDLAKHSQSGSQFFGIHASNDGKIMIFAGGIPLKSGDTVVGSIGVSGGSGDQDHAVAEAGVAAF from the coding sequence ATGGCAGCACAGCAGAAGACAGGTGTATCACTTGAAGACGCGCGGCGCGTCATCGCAGCGGCAGAAAAGAAGGCGCAGGAGATCGGTCAGCCGATGAACATCGCTGTGGCTGATGAGGGCGCGAACCTTGTTGCATTTATTCGCATGCCGGGCGCGTGGATCGGCAGCATCGATATTTCGCAGAAGAAGGCATTTACCTCACGCGCATTTGATATTTCGACGAAGGATCTGGCGAAGCATTCGCAAAGCGGCAGCCAGTTTTTCGGAATCCATGCATCGAACGATGGAAAGATCATGATCTTCGCCGGCGGTATTCCATTGAAGAGCGGCGACACAGTTGTCGGCTCCATCGGAGTCAGCGGCGGCTCAGGGGATCAGGACCACGCAGTGGCAGAAGCGGGCGTCGCAGCCTTCTAA
- a CDS encoding ATP synthase F0 subunit C — protein sequence MRKLQYIFMTLAVLCMASPAFAQSTGGSSAPSWVPIGAGIGMAIASGLCGLGQGRVAGSAAEAMARNPGARAGIQLVLVLGLAFIESLALFTLLIIFAKVS from the coding sequence ATGCGCAAACTGCAATACATCTTCATGACGCTGGCCGTCCTCTGCATGGCATCGCCCGCGTTTGCACAGTCGACTGGCGGAAGCTCCGCTCCCAGCTGGGTTCCCATTGGCGCCGGTATCGGCATGGCCATCGCTTCCGGTCTTTGTGGCCTTGGACAGGGCCGCGTCGCGGGCTCCGCAGCCGAGGCAATGGCACGTAACCCTGGCGCACGCGCCGGCATCCAGCTTGTGCTGGTTCTTGGCCTCGCCTTCATCGAGTCGCTGGCACTCTTCACCCTGCTGATTATTTTCGCCAAGGTGAGCTAA
- the atpB gene encoding F0F1 ATP synthase subunit A, which yields MHSILVAITTLLNQLFGASITALLNKLNIYPAQPTAPLNNAFTLELLVVLFLILFFIVVRASLSVEKPGSIQHLAEMVHGFVDEQAQSVMGQHGYEAHLPYATAILLFTLLCNIMGLFPGILTPTADPVVPLGIAILTFIYYNWHGVRAQGPIGYLKHFMGPIWWISFLMFPIEIISNLARVMSLTVRLYANMFASDLLTLVFFSLVPIAVPVIFLGLHLGVALIQAYVFMLLTMIYLGEATAHETH from the coding sequence ATGCACAGCATACTTGTCGCAATCACAACTCTGCTTAATCAGCTCTTCGGCGCGTCGATCACCGCGCTGCTCAACAAGCTGAACATCTATCCTGCGCAGCCTACCGCTCCCCTTAATAACGCGTTCACGCTTGAGCTGCTGGTTGTCCTCTTCCTCATTCTGTTCTTCATTGTTGTCCGGGCGAGCCTGAGTGTCGAGAAACCGGGAAGTATCCAGCATCTTGCGGAGATGGTCCACGGGTTTGTGGATGAGCAGGCGCAGTCCGTCATGGGGCAGCATGGCTATGAGGCGCATCTTCCATACGCAACTGCGATTCTGCTCTTTACGCTGCTGTGCAACATCATGGGCCTGTTTCCCGGAATTCTAACGCCGACCGCAGACCCCGTGGTTCCGCTGGGCATCGCCATACTTACGTTTATTTATTACAACTGGCACGGTGTGCGTGCGCAGGGACCGATTGGTTACCTGAAGCACTTCATGGGCCCGATCTGGTGGATCTCATTTTTGATGTTCCCGATTGAGATCATCTCGAACCTGGCGCGTGTCATGTCGCTCACAGTTCGTCTTTACGCAAACATGTTTGCCAGCGATCTGCTGACGCTGGTCTTCTTTTCGCTGGTGCCGATTGCCGTCCCGGTGATCTTCCTCGGACTGCATCTCGGCGTTGCTTTAATTCAGGCGTACGTCTTCATGCTGCTGACGATGATTTATCTCGGCGAAGCGACGGCGCACGAGACGCACTGA
- a CDS encoding ATP synthase subunit I encodes MTESAHPLFDFTDADLKAALHRALKTTAILGIVLALVLAFVYGWQTGALVLAGTIISATGLWEWQRLVAFINARLDNQKTTGTGRVLTTFLLRLVLAGGILYGSLKCLHGSVYALVGGLVLGIFALTVEAVRVIRS; translated from the coding sequence GTGACAGAAAGCGCTCACCCACTCTTCGACTTTACTGACGCTGACTTAAAAGCGGCTCTTCATCGCGCCCTCAAAACGACGGCGATCCTCGGCATTGTGCTGGCTCTTGTATTGGCGTTTGTTTACGGCTGGCAGACCGGAGCTTTGGTTCTCGCCGGAACCATTATTTCCGCAACCGGGTTGTGGGAATGGCAACGGCTGGTGGCCTTTATCAATGCCCGACTCGATAACCAGAAAACAACCGGAACGGGCCGCGTTTTGACCACCTTTTTACTCCGTTTAGTGCTTGCCGGTGGCATACTTTATGGTAGTCTAAAGTGTTTGCATGGATCGGTTTACGCGCTGGTAGGCGGCCTGGTTCTAGGGATTTTTGCCCTGACCGTCGAGGCCGTGCGCGTGATTCGTTCCTGA
- a CDS encoding AtpZ/AtpI family protein, with protein sequence MAFHNPPSKKPDAKPDDGGMGSLLRAEKLTQIAFILPAAVFIGWVLGVLLDKWLHQHWIYLVGIILGSVAGFIQIFRLVAASGKDT encoded by the coding sequence ATGGCCTTTCATAATCCACCCTCGAAAAAACCTGACGCGAAACCCGATGATGGCGGAATGGGCTCGCTGTTACGCGCCGAGAAGCTGACGCAGATCGCGTTTATTCTTCCAGCGGCAGTTTTTATAGGATGGGTGCTGGGCGTACTTCTCGACAAGTGGCTGCATCAGCACTGGATCTATCTTGTGGGTATCATTCTCGGATCGGTGGCAGGGTTTATTCAAATCTTCCGGCTGGTTGCCGCCTCAGGAAAAGACACGTAG
- a CDS encoding lysine--tRNA ligase, translating into MFESEFERNLFALRKEKLSQITALGQQAYPNQYISSHSIADIWQKYREATGEELEANRVEVSIAGRLMAIRGQGKAGFAHLQQNGERLQIYVRKDDVGETAFQLYKLLDLGDHIGVTGYLFRTRTGELSVHVQTISFLSKAMLALPEKYHGLSDVELRYRQRYVDLFMNTPLNEGGFDEINVRNVFVKRAQVLKAMRNFFDARGYIEVETPMMQPIAGGAAARPFVTHHNTLDMDLFLRIAPELYLKRLVVGGIDRVYEINRNFRNEGISTQHNPEFTMLEFYQAYANYHDLMQLTEELIKYVAKEVNGTLITHFNGDEIDLSKWRRFSMREAIIEFWPESAGTKPSMETFNSWQALSALLLKAEELIEQTVDMTTFPDPDDTIEKIQWIHYRLSSLRRALEGHQSAGRAIADLFEFIAEDHLIQPTIIYDFPLAISPLSKQKPDEPEWVERFEFYIGGFEVGNAFSELNDPEEQRKRFEQQITQREHGDDEAHQMDEDYVRALSYGLPPTGGEGIGIDRLTMILTGARSIRDVILFPLLRPQRESEE; encoded by the coding sequence GTGTTTGAATCCGAGTTCGAGCGGAATCTTTTCGCTCTTCGCAAGGAGAAGCTGAGCCAGATCACCGCTCTTGGGCAGCAGGCTTACCCGAATCAATACATCTCTTCCCACTCCATCGCCGACATCTGGCAGAAGTACCGCGAAGCCACGGGAGAAGAGCTTGAGGCGAATCGCGTTGAAGTTTCGATTGCCGGACGCCTGATGGCAATTCGCGGCCAGGGCAAGGCCGGCTTCGCGCACCTGCAGCAGAATGGCGAGCGCTTGCAGATCTACGTCCGCAAAGATGATGTCGGCGAAACCGCATTCCAGCTTTACAAGCTGCTCGATCTTGGCGACCACATCGGCGTAACCGGCTATCTCTTCCGCACGCGTACGGGAGAGCTGTCCGTCCACGTGCAGACCATTAGCTTTCTCTCGAAGGCCATGCTGGCGCTTCCGGAAAAATATCACGGCCTGTCAGATGTTGAACTGCGCTACCGCCAGCGCTATGTCGATCTCTTCATGAACACGCCGCTTAACGAAGGCGGCTTCGACGAGATCAATGTGCGCAACGTCTTCGTAAAGCGCGCGCAGGTGCTGAAGGCGATGCGAAATTTCTTCGATGCGCGGGGCTACATCGAAGTGGAAACACCGATGATGCAGCCCATCGCAGGAGGCGCGGCGGCGCGGCCCTTCGTGACGCATCACAACACGCTTGACATGGATCTATTCCTGCGTATTGCGCCTGAACTCTACCTGAAGCGTCTCGTCGTAGGTGGAATCGATCGCGTGTATGAGATCAATCGCAACTTCCGCAACGAAGGCATCTCGACGCAACACAATCCTGAGTTCACGATGCTTGAGTTCTATCAGGCATACGCGAACTATCACGACCTGATGCAGTTAACAGAAGAGCTGATCAAGTATGTCGCCAAAGAAGTAAATGGCACACTCATCACGCACTTCAATGGCGATGAGATTGACCTGTCGAAGTGGCGGCGCTTCTCGATGCGCGAAGCGATCATTGAGTTCTGGCCTGAGAGTGCGGGAACAAAGCCTTCGATGGAAACCTTCAATAGCTGGCAGGCCCTCTCGGCACTGCTACTGAAGGCTGAAGAACTCATCGAACAAACTGTCGATATGACAACTTTTCCGGATCCAGATGACACAATTGAGAAGATTCAATGGATTCACTATCGACTCTCATCGCTAAGAAGAGCTTTAGAAGGTCATCAGTCCGCGGGAAGAGCTATCGCCGACCTTTTTGAATTTATTGCCGAGGATCACTTGATTCAGCCGACGATCATCTACGATTTCCCTCTCGCCATCTCGCCCTTGTCCAAACAAAAGCCCGACGAGCCGGAGTGGGTAGAGCGCTTTGAGTTCTACATCGGCGGATTCGAAGTGGGAAACGCCTTCAGCGAGTTGAACGATCCCGAAGAGCAGCGTAAGCGTTTCGAGCAGCAGATCACCCAGCGCGAACACGGTGACGACGAAGCCCATCAGATGGATGAAGACTATGTTCGCGCCTTGTCCTACGGGCTTCCCCCGACTGGAGGAGAGGGTATCGGCATCGATCGGCTGACCATGATCCTCACAGGAGCAAGGTCCATTCGCGATGTGATTCTCTTTCCGCTGCTGAGGCCACAGAGAGAATCTGAAGAATAA
- the map gene encoding type I methionyl aminopeptidase, whose amino-acid sequence MSIKTPEELEGMKAAGRIVRRMLEAMKSAARSGATTAELDAVGAEMMRDHGARSAPALVYGFPGVSCISVNDEIVHGIPGKRRLREGDLLKLDVTIEKDGFMADAAETVVVGDGSQIGQRLAACAQSAFQQALHTARAGNRVNEIGRAVEAEVRRSGFFVVHQLCGHGIGRTIHEKPSVPNFADPQAREVLTEGLVITIEPIIASQSSRAFLARDGWTMRTADRGLAAHHEHTLMITKDEPLILTAA is encoded by the coding sequence ATGTCCATCAAGACGCCGGAAGAATTGGAAGGGATGAAGGCCGCAGGTCGCATCGTTCGGAGAATGCTGGAGGCTATGAAAAGCGCCGCTCGCTCCGGTGCGACGACTGCGGAGCTGGATGCCGTCGGCGCAGAGATGATGCGCGATCATGGAGCGCGTTCGGCTCCAGCGCTGGTCTACGGATTTCCCGGCGTAAGTTGCATCAGCGTGAATGACGAGATTGTGCATGGCATTCCAGGCAAGCGGAGACTTCGCGAGGGTGACCTTCTCAAGCTAGATGTGACGATCGAGAAAGATGGCTTCATGGCAGATGCCGCCGAGACAGTCGTAGTTGGAGATGGATCGCAGATCGGCCAGCGTCTCGCCGCCTGTGCCCAAAGCGCGTTCCAGCAGGCGTTGCATACTGCCCGCGCCGGAAATCGCGTGAATGAAATCGGCCGTGCCGTGGAAGCGGAAGTCCGCAGGAGCGGATTCTTCGTGGTTCACCAGCTGTGCGGACATGGGATCGGCCGCACCATTCACGAGAAGCCGAGCGTTCCGAATTTTGCCGATCCCCAGGCTAGGGAGGTCTTGACCGAGGGACTGGTCATCACCATCGAGCCGATCATCGCCAGCCAGTCGAGCCGCGCATTTCTGGCTCGTGACGGCTGGACGATGCGCACAGCGGATCGAGGGCTCGCAGCGCATCATGAACACACGTTGATGATCACAAAGGACGAGCCATTGATTCTTACTGCCGCGTAG
- a CDS encoding TIGR00282 family metallophosphoesterase, with protein sequence MRILFVGDVFGSAGRRIVREHLGHVVEQHEVDLLIINGENAAGGFGLTPAIADELFELGAHVITTGNHVWDKREIIEYMKSVPEDSHENPRRVIRPANYVAGTPGYGFYQGQLPSGQEYAVINLQGRVFLGSSDDPFRTADALLKQITAKVILIDFHAEATSEKAALGWYLDGRVTAVLGTHTHVPTADDRVLPGGTAYQTDVGMSGPYDSIIGVEKELVLQRFLTGMPGKFEAAKGDPRMAATLIECDGATGRASRTQRFLLGE encoded by the coding sequence TTGCGCATTCTTTTTGTTGGAGATGTTTTCGGGAGCGCCGGGCGCCGCATCGTGCGCGAACATCTCGGTCATGTCGTCGAGCAACATGAAGTCGATCTTCTAATTATTAACGGAGAGAACGCTGCGGGAGGCTTTGGCCTCACGCCCGCGATTGCCGATGAGTTGTTTGAGCTTGGCGCACATGTCATCACAACCGGCAATCATGTGTGGGACAAGCGCGAGATCATCGAATACATGAAGTCTGTACCCGAAGACAGCCACGAGAATCCGCGTCGCGTCATTCGCCCTGCAAACTATGTTGCCGGAACACCCGGTTATGGCTTTTATCAAGGGCAGCTTCCATCCGGGCAGGAATACGCCGTCATCAATCTGCAGGGGCGCGTCTTTCTCGGCTCTAGCGACGATCCTTTCCGGACAGCCGATGCGCTGCTGAAACAGATCACGGCGAAAGTCATCCTCATTGATTTTCATGCGGAGGCCACTTCAGAGAAAGCCGCTCTCGGATGGTATCTCGATGGCCGCGTAACGGCAGTGCTCGGCACGCATACTCATGTGCCCACTGCTGACGATCGCGTGCTGCCCGGTGGCACCGCTTATCAGACAGACGTAGGAATGAGTGGACCGTACGACAGCATCATCGGTGTCGAGAAGGAACTGGTACTGCAGCGCTTTCTCACCGGCATGCCAGGAAAGTTTGAGGCAGCGAAGGGCGATCCGCGCATGGCCGCTACGCTCATCGAGTGCGACGGCGCGACGGGCAGGGCATCGCGCACGCAACGATTTCTACTAGGCGAGTAA
- a CDS encoding Rrf2 family transcriptional regulator: protein MAVNTRFATGVHALLLLAVEPDVLQTSEDVARKLNTNPVVIRRVFSLLQQAELVESQKGPSGGSRLARSAKEISLADIYRALSPGDVFHAASVHASAGGKLNQALNQVFKDAQKALEKELAQTSLSQLVKKSVKKEKH, encoded by the coding sequence ATGGCCGTCAATACCCGATTCGCTACAGGCGTCCACGCCTTGCTTCTGCTCGCTGTCGAACCGGATGTACTGCAGACCTCAGAGGATGTGGCACGCAAGCTAAACACGAACCCCGTCGTGATTCGGCGCGTCTTTTCGCTGCTGCAACAGGCGGAACTTGTAGAGAGCCAGAAGGGCCCGAGTGGCGGCTCGCGACTTGCGCGTTCAGCCAAGGAAATTTCGCTCGCCGATATTTATCGCGCGCTCAGCCCAGGCGATGTCTTTCATGCGGCTTCGGTCCACGCGAGCGCGGGTGGAAAACTGAACCAGGCTTTGAACCAGGTCTTTAAGGATGCGCAAAAAGCTCTAGAAAAAGAGCTGGCGCAGACGAGCCTGAGCCAGCTCGTGAAAAAGTCCGTAAAGAAAGAGAAGCACTAA
- a CDS encoding VOC family protein has translation MAFVGVSDANKARAFYRDTLGLTMLYEDNFALVFDVNGVMLRVTLVGEVRPQPYTVLGWQVNDAVTTARTLSNAGVKIDRYPHVQQDEDGIWTAPGGAKIAWFKDPDGNILSIAQM, from the coding sequence ATGGCGTTTGTCGGAGTCAGTGATGCGAACAAGGCGCGCGCCTTTTATCGTGACACGCTTGGCTTAACCATGCTTTATGAGGATAACTTTGCGCTCGTCTTTGATGTGAACGGCGTCATGTTGCGCGTAACGCTGGTAGGTGAAGTGCGACCGCAACCATATACCGTGCTTGGGTGGCAGGTGAACGATGCAGTCACAACAGCGCGTACATTATCGAATGCAGGTGTAAAGATTGACCGTTACCCGCACGTACAACAGGACGAAGACGGCATCTGGACTGCGCCGGGAGGAGCAAAAATCGCCTGGTTCAAGGATCCGGACGGCAACATTTTAAGCATCGCTCAAATGTAA